A window from Bacillota bacterium encodes these proteins:
- a CDS encoding folate family ECF transporter S component: MKDPLWCGEACRTLSEEGVRLKTRQWVFLSLLVALSVVLARVASIRIAIAGVEGIRIGFGGLPIILAGLMFGPLAGAIVGAVADVLGYMINPMGAYVPHFTLTSALTGAIPGWMMLAQGRQSITKLKLIIAIAVGQVITSVLMVPWFLNMLFGIPFAPLLLPRIVAQVIQIPVFGLLSFIIMERTAKQWGYSSWSAVPRGNEEK, translated from the coding sequence ATGAAGGACCCTCTTTGGTGTGGTGAGGCATGCCGCACATTATCAGAGGAGGGAGTAAGACTGAAGACGAGACAGTGGGTATTTTTGAGTTTACTGGTGGCCCTCAGTGTGGTGTTAGCCCGGGTGGCCAGTATCAGAATCGCGATTGCCGGTGTGGAAGGAATTAGGATTGGATTTGGTGGATTGCCCATCATCTTGGCGGGCCTGATGTTTGGTCCTCTGGCGGGGGCAATCGTAGGCGCGGTGGCCGACGTCCTAGGGTATATGATCAATCCCATGGGAGCCTATGTCCCCCATTTCACCTTGACCTCGGCCTTGACGGGAGCTATTCCCGGATGGATGATGCTGGCCCAGGGTAGGCAGTCAATCACCAAGCTCAAGCTGATCATCGCCATCGCCGTTGGCCAAGTGATTACCTCGGTACTGATGGTTCCCTGGTTCTTGAACATGCTCTTTGGGATTCCCTTTGCTCCCCTGCTGCTGCCGCGGATCGTCGCCCAAGTTATCCAGATTCCTGTCTTTGGCCTCCTTAGCTTTATTATCATGGAAAGAACGGCTAAGCAGTGGGGCTACAGCAGCTGGTCAGCGGTCCCCCGAGGCAACGAGGAGAAATAG
- a CDS encoding DUF4180 domain-containing protein has translation MQISKVNIQGVEIALVDSSEVLIKDGQSALDILMTVSYESGCNRIVLDKSVICEDFFNLRTGIAGEVLQKVVNYQLKVAIVGDFSMYTSKSLADFIYESNQGRHVFFVSTTEEAIEKLSGS, from the coding sequence ATGCAGATATCTAAGGTAAATATCCAGGGTGTGGAGATAGCTCTGGTGGACAGCAGTGAAGTGCTGATCAAGGATGGACAGTCGGCACTAGACATATTGATGACAGTATCCTATGAGAGCGGGTGCAATCGGATCGTTCTCGATAAGTCCGTCATTTGTGAGGACTTTTTCAACCTGCGAACGGGGATTGCCGGTGAGGTGCTGCAGAAGGTGGTTAACTACCAACTGAAGGTGGCTATCGTGGGGGATTTCTCCATGTACACCAGCAAGAGTCTGGCGGATTTTATCTATGAAAGCAACCAGGGCCGCCACGTCTTCTTTGTTTCCACCACGGAAGAGGCTATCGAGAAGCTTAGCGGGAGTTGA
- a CDS encoding copper-translocating P-type ATPase encodes MATTEDMRKGTLKIGGMTCAACANRVERALSKAEGVKGANVNLAAEKAAVEYDPELVDLNRLAEIVEDQGYRVIRDRVELGITGMTCAACANRVEKGLAKLPGVSNAVVNLAAEKAVIEYDSSTVSVSQLKQTVADLGYSAHDIADSEEADAERAARESEIRRQQRMFILSAVLSAPMLLGMIAHMVGITGKWVNVVMDPMVQWVLATPVQFIAGWQFYKDSYYTLRARSANMSVLVALGTSAAYFYSLAVILWDHLFEQQGVYFESSAVIITLVLLGKLLEARAKGRTSEAMRKLMELQAKTARVVRGGEQIDIPIEEVVVGDIVVVRPGEKIPVDGIIVEGSSSIDESMLTGESVPVDKTVGDEVIGATINKHGSFKFEARKVGAETTLAQIVKIVEEAQGSKAPIQRFADVISGRFVPAVIAVAVITFFAWWLWGDPGNFSRALINMTAVLGIACPCALGLATPTSIMVGTGKGAENGILFKGGEHLELAHKVNAVVLDKTGTITKGEPAVTDVIGVGGYSEDQVLQLAAVAERGSEHPLGQAIITGAEAKGLAQSEPENFAAIPGQGISATVDGHSVYLGNRRLMEEQGISTEELDEKVQRLESEGKTAMLLAVDGQLAGIVAVADTVKPTSRQAIEVLKSMGVDVYMLTGDNRRTAQAIAAQVGLDPQHVLAEVLPEEKAREVEKLQQRGLTVGMVGDGINDAPALATADVGFAIGTGTDVAIESGDVTLMQGDLQGIPAAIQLSRSTMRNIKQNLFWALVYNSLGIPVAAFGFLPPILAGAAMAFSSVSVVSNALRLRRWRYRQQG; translated from the coding sequence ATGGCAACTACAGAAGATATGCGCAAAGGGACGCTCAAGATCGGTGGAATGACCTGCGCCGCCTGCGCCAATCGCGTGGAAAGGGCCTTGTCCAAGGCCGAAGGGGTCAAGGGCGCCAACGTGAACCTGGCTGCAGAAAAGGCTGCCGTTGAGTATGATCCCGAGCTGGTGGATTTAAATAGATTGGCTGAAATTGTTGAAGACCAGGGGTATCGAGTGATTCGGGATCGGGTGGAACTGGGAATCACCGGGATGACCTGTGCGGCTTGTGCTAACCGAGTGGAAAAGGGTCTGGCTAAGCTGCCAGGGGTGAGCAACGCAGTGGTCAACCTGGCGGCGGAGAAGGCAGTCATCGAGTACGACAGCTCCACCGTCAGTGTCTCGCAGCTGAAGCAAACCGTGGCGGATTTGGGATACAGTGCCCACGATATTGCCGATAGTGAAGAAGCCGATGCTGAAAGGGCGGCCCGGGAGAGTGAGATTCGCCGTCAACAGCGAATGTTCATTTTGTCTGCAGTATTGTCCGCACCGATGCTGTTGGGGATGATTGCCCATATGGTGGGCATCACCGGCAAGTGGGTCAATGTGGTGATGGATCCCATGGTCCAGTGGGTCCTGGCCACTCCGGTACAGTTTATCGCCGGCTGGCAGTTCTATAAGGATTCCTACTATACCCTGCGGGCCAGGAGTGCCAACATGTCGGTGTTAGTGGCCCTGGGTACTAGTGCCGCTTATTTCTACAGCCTCGCAGTGATTCTCTGGGATCACCTCTTTGAACAGCAGGGTGTCTACTTTGAAAGCTCCGCAGTGATCATTACCCTAGTCCTCTTGGGTAAGCTCCTTGAGGCTAGGGCCAAGGGACGAACCTCAGAGGCGATGCGCAAGCTGATGGAACTGCAGGCCAAGACAGCTCGGGTGGTTCGAGGCGGGGAGCAAATCGACATTCCCATCGAGGAAGTAGTGGTTGGGGATATCGTTGTAGTGCGTCCCGGAGAGAAGATTCCCGTCGATGGCATCATCGTCGAAGGCAGTTCCTCGATAGATGAATCGATGTTAACCGGCGAGAGCGTTCCCGTGGATAAGACGGTGGGCGATGAGGTCATCGGTGCTACCATTAACAAACACGGTTCCTTTAAGTTTGAAGCCAGGAAAGTGGGCGCTGAGACCACCTTGGCCCAAATCGTCAAGATCGTGGAGGAAGCCCAGGGCTCCAAGGCTCCGATTCAGCGCTTTGCCGACGTCATCTCCGGCAGATTTGTCCCTGCGGTCATCGCGGTGGCGGTAATTACCTTCTTTGCTTGGTGGCTCTGGGGCGATCCCGGCAACTTCAGTCGGGCCTTGATTAACATGACCGCGGTATTGGGCATCGCCTGTCCCTGTGCCCTGGGTTTAGCTACTCCTACTTCCATCATGGTGGGTACCGGTAAGGGTGCGGAAAATGGGATTCTGTTCAAGGGTGGGGAGCATCTGGAACTGGCCCACAAGGTAAATGCCGTAGTTTTGGATAAGACCGGTACCATCACCAAGGGTGAACCCGCGGTGACCGATGTTATCGGTGTGGGTGGTTACTCAGAGGATCAGGTGCTGCAGTTGGCGGCCGTCGCGGAAAGGGGCTCAGAGCACCCCCTCGGCCAGGCGATTATCACCGGAGCCGAGGCCAAGGGGCTGGCCCAGAGCGAGCCTGAGAACTTTGCTGCCATTCCGGGGCAGGGAATTAGTGCCACCGTCGATGGTCACTCGGTGTATTTGGGTAACCGTCGGTTGATGGAAGAGCAGGGAATTTCCACCGAAGAACTCGATGAGAAGGTGCAGCGGCTAGAGTCTGAAGGTAAGACCGCGATGCTGCTGGCGGTAGATGGCCAGCTGGCAGGAATTGTGGCTGTGGCCGATACCGTCAAACCCACCTCCCGACAGGCCATTGAGGTTCTCAAGTCCATGGGCGTTGATGTTTACATGCTAACGGGGGATAACAGAAGGACCGCCCAGGCCATTGCCGCCCAGGTGGGACTTGATCCCCAGCACGTGCTGGCGGAAGTACTGCCTGAGGAGAAGGCCCGGGAAGTCGAGAAACTGCAGCAGCGGGGTCTCACCGTTGGTATGGTGGGCGATGGCATCAACGATGCCCCGGCTCTAGCAACGGCCGATGTTGGCTTTGCCATCGGTACCGGCACCGACGTAGCCATTGAATCCGGGGATGTTACCCTGATGCAGGGAGACCTGCAGGGGATTCCCGCGGCCATTCAGCTTAGTCGCAGCACTATGCGCAACATCAAGCAGAACCTCTTCTGGGCCTTAGTGTACAACAGCCTTGGGATTCCCGTTGCCGCCTTTGGCTTCCTGCCTCCGATTCTAGCGGGAGCGGCGATGGCCTTTAGTTCCGTCTCCGTGGTCTCCAATGCCTTGCGTCTGCGGCGGTGGCGCTACCGGCAGCAGGGGTAA
- a CDS encoding MFS transporter produces MNQRALTISCYIGYFLIGVIGLVYAPALPLMIDNFGITLVAAGAIFPAKSIGSLIGSPLGGRLSDYWGRKPVVLWGCVIQGVALAMIALCSQWWMVLALFALAGIGGGFVNIPLNALISDINPHRRGAALNTLHALFGLGSLVGPLLVGFVLSLQVSWQAVFCAVAGFWLLYGLLMATQKFPQTQGQSRAGRSRTQQSTVALSDLLRHPVFLLLLSIAFVYNGLAHGLVGWLNTYMDSLDFSVLVGSGLVSLFYLGLTTGRFTCRVYSDSLGYSKVLLLCALGSVIFYPLAVLATSPLLIALGVTLAGFSLSGLYPTGLAYVNTLFPDGAGTTIGVMSVAMSTGATALPWLIGVLAETRGFRFGLGLGAVTALWLLIAALWVRALEQRVHRPTGVAG; encoded by the coding sequence ATGAATCAACGGGCATTAACAATCAGCTGTTATATCGGTTATTTTCTCATTGGAGTCATCGGTTTGGTCTATGCTCCGGCACTGCCCCTGATGATCGATAACTTCGGGATCACTTTAGTGGCTGCCGGGGCGATCTTTCCCGCCAAGTCCATTGGGTCCTTAATCGGATCCCCCTTGGGCGGGAGGCTCTCTGACTATTGGGGACGAAAACCGGTAGTTCTGTGGGGCTGTGTGATTCAAGGCGTTGCCTTGGCGATGATTGCCCTATGTTCCCAGTGGTGGATGGTACTGGCCCTCTTTGCCTTGGCGGGAATCGGGGGCGGGTTTGTCAATATCCCCTTGAATGCACTGATCTCCGATATTAATCCCCACCGCCGGGGAGCTGCCCTAAACACCCTCCACGCCCTTTTTGGTCTGGGATCCCTGGTGGGACCATTGCTAGTGGGGTTTGTACTGTCCCTGCAGGTCTCCTGGCAGGCGGTTTTTTGTGCCGTTGCCGGCTTCTGGCTCCTCTATGGATTGTTGATGGCCACTCAGAAATTTCCCCAGACGCAAGGACAAAGCCGTGCCGGCAGAAGCCGTACCCAACAGAGCACCGTGGCTTTGTCAGACCTGCTGCGCCACCCGGTCTTCTTACTCCTATTGAGCATTGCCTTTGTCTATAACGGCCTGGCCCATGGTCTGGTAGGTTGGCTCAATACCTATATGGATAGTCTGGACTTTTCCGTATTGGTGGGCTCTGGACTGGTGTCCTTGTTTTATCTGGGACTAACCACTGGGCGCTTTACCTGCCGAGTCTATTCTGACTCCCTAGGTTACTCCAAGGTCCTGCTGCTCTGTGCCTTGGGCAGTGTAATCTTCTATCCCTTGGCAGTGTTGGCTACCTCTCCACTACTTATCGCCCTGGGAGTGACTTTGGCGGGCTTTTCACTTTCGGGGCTGTATCCCACGGGGTTGGCCTATGTCAACACCCTCTTTCCCGATGGGGCAGGGACAACCATCGGGGTGATGTCGGTGGCGATGTCCACGGGAGCTACCGCTCTTCCCTGGCTGATTGGTGTCTTAGCTGAGACTAGGGGATTTCGCTTCGGTCTGGGGCTTGGGGCTGTCACTGCCCTGTGGCTGTTGATCGCCGCGCTATGGGTGCGAGCCTTGGAGCAAAGAGTGCATCGTCCCACTGGGGTGGCGGGATAG
- a CDS encoding Gfo/Idh/MocA family oxidoreductase encodes MQQLRIGLVGYKFMGKAHSHAYKDVGMFFDLPVEPVMQAICGRDEDWVKRSAQKFGWASYETDWRKLVQRDDIDVIDVTAPSNVHKEIVLAAAEAGKHIFCEKPLALTLADAKEMLEAVTKAGVKHMIGFNYRRAPALSLAKRMVEEGRLGKIYHFRGQYLQDFVVDPNFPLVWRLRRDIAGSGSLGDLGAHTIDIARWLVGEIAEVVGMSETFIKERPLPTSMEGLSATGGGENAEMGEVTVDDGTAFLARFANGAMGTFEATRFATGHDNTNWFEINGSKGAIRFNFERMNELEYYNREDEDGYRGFRVIQATHPSHPYMEAWWPAGHIIGYEHTFIHEMKDFFECIVEDRMPEPNFVDGVECQRVIEAVEKSVVERTWVQVK; translated from the coding sequence ATGCAACAGCTGAGGATCGGTCTCGTTGGGTACAAGTTTATGGGTAAAGCCCACAGCCACGCCTATAAGGACGTGGGGATGTTCTTCGATCTGCCGGTGGAACCGGTGATGCAAGCCATTTGCGGCCGGGACGAAGATTGGGTGAAACGTTCTGCCCAAAAGTTCGGCTGGGCCAGCTATGAAACGGATTGGAGAAAGCTAGTTCAGCGGGATGACATTGATGTCATCGATGTCACCGCTCCCAGCAACGTCCACAAGGAGATTGTCCTTGCTGCCGCGGAAGCCGGAAAGCACATCTTCTGCGAAAAGCCCTTAGCCTTAACCTTGGCCGATGCTAAAGAAATGCTGGAGGCAGTGACCAAGGCCGGCGTGAAGCACATGATCGGTTTTAACTACCGCCGCGCTCCGGCGCTATCCTTGGCAAAGCGAATGGTTGAGGAAGGTCGGTTAGGAAAGATCTATCACTTCCGTGGTCAGTATCTCCAGGACTTTGTCGTTGATCCCAACTTTCCATTAGTGTGGCGTCTGCGCCGGGATATTGCCGGTTCAGGATCCTTAGGGGATCTGGGTGCCCATACCATTGATATTGCTCGGTGGCTGGTGGGCGAGATTGCCGAGGTAGTGGGGATGAGTGAGACCTTCATTAAGGAGCGTCCCCTGCCAACTTCCATGGAGGGTCTCAGCGCCACCGGTGGCGGCGAGAACGCGGAGATGGGAGAGGTCACCGTCGATGATGGTACCGCCTTCCTAGCCCGGTTTGCCAATGGTGCGATGGGAACCTTTGAAGCGACCCGGTTTGCCACGGGACACGATAACACCAACTGGTTTGAGATTAACGGCAGTAAGGGAGCTATTCGCTTCAACTTCGAGCGGATGAATGAACTGGAGTATTACAACCGCGAGGATGAAGATGGTTACCGAGGCTTTCGAGTGATCCAGGCTACACATCCCAGCCATCCTTACATGGAGGCCTGGTGGCCGGCGGGACACATTATTGGCTATGAGCACACCTTTATCCACGAGATGAAGGACTTCTTCGAGTGTATTGTTGAGGATCGGATGCCGGAGCCTAACTTCGTCGATGGTGTTGAGTGCCAGCGAGTGATTGAGGCGGTGGAGAAGTCGGTAGTAGAGAGAACTTGGGTGCAGGTTAAGTAA